The following is a genomic window from Xyrauchen texanus isolate HMW12.3.18 chromosome 6, RBS_HiC_50CHRs, whole genome shotgun sequence.
AGGGGTGTGGGGTCAACCCATGTGTGAAATGGcaatggaaacacatttaaaagGCACCACTGGAATGAAGTGTGTTAccaataaaataaacacacatttccaagCAAACACAAGAGcacaattacactgaaaacccAGTTGTGTACAGCTCTGACTTATGGGGAAAAAAGGGCTCATAGAACTCATGTCCAACTGTGTGAgaggataattttttttgtcttagtCTCATCATCAGCAAcaaatgtacaaacaaacaaatgagtaGACAATCATCATCTGGCTGTACAATCTATACATAGCATCATTTAGAGGCCAGTCCCTCTTCCTGCACATCCTGAGAACAACGCGACTCAGTCTCAACCTTGTGTAGAGCGTTCTAAAAACGTTCCTTCAACATGTCCAGCAATTTCTCATGTGTTCGTCCAGCATTCCTCATGCCTCCGAGTAAGATTTCTGTGCACTGAGTTTTTCCTTCTTTAGTTTGACACCATCCACCAGCTCAAAGTTGTAGTTCTCCAGTGCGGAGAGGTTTCTGTTTTCAGTGTGAGTGCATGCGCAGTAGAACAGCACCCCACACACAGCACCCAGCAGAACCCCCACTGCGCTCATCACGATGATGGTGATCAGGATGGGATCTAAGCTCTTTAGCATGGAGCCACGACCAAAATTCCACAGGGTGTCATCAGTCCCCTCACAAGTCactaaagagaaagagagagaaagtataTTTGAATAAGCTTATCTATATGAAGatgtatattaattattttcttctgcagaacacaaacttaaGATTTtgagaagtatatctcagctctgtaggtccttacaaaacaaatgaataaataaaagcacataaatgcagcataaaactgcacccaagactttcacccactattgcatttgtgtatatggttgaatgagaataaagggatttgataaaagtaatccaaaagactccagtggtttaatccatgtcttctgaagcgattcaattgattttgggtgagcacaaaccaaaatataacttctttttcactgtaaattttgacatcagcagtttccttggcaatcatgatttcaagctccattACACTTCCTGGTGCCATCTTgcactctgtgcatgtgtcaagcactagtaagtgtaatcaagcttgaaatcattgcCATGCCGAGAGACTGTAATGGTTAGATGTACAGTGaaacaaaagagttatattttggtctattttcacccaaaattgattgtgtcacttcagaagacatggattaaaccactgcagtcatatagatttattttatgctgcctatatgtgcttttttgtgcttcaaagtttaggtcaccattcacttgcattaaatggacctacagagctgagatattcttctaaaaatctttgtttgtgttctgctgaagaagaaagtcatgcacatctgggatggcatgagggtgagtaaatgatgagagaattttcatttttggctaaaCCATTTCTTTAATGATGTTATATCACAATATTGCAATACAACAAGGTGTATTCCACTGTCTTACAGAGTCTAAACACAAGTTAGTGAAATGTGAGTCTTACTGTTCTCATCAACTTCATTCTCATCAACCTCTGTATCCTCTGggtctgaaaacacacacacacacacacacacacacacacacacacacacgcaaaatcAGGGATCAACTCCGTAAATCACGCACGCTAAAAATCACATTCAGAATCTCCATAAATAAACGTATTTTTATTTACGTTATTTGCGATAACATAAATAAACCTTTCGAGATACACCCCCCACCCTGATCAAACGaagagatagtcccaccccagcTCGTGCCACTGGTTGGGTAActttgttggggcgggtctaagagggttgctcaaaacaaacagagacatttttaaagtgCTACagaaaaaaagtgcaaaaaaagtGCTTATAGTTTTGATGAGTGACTTACTTATAGATGTCTCTGCATAATAAGCAGGGATACGAGAAAATATTTGAACACAGaaagttacatacttcatctTTAAGGTTTAGTGATCATAAATGATTCTGTAGTCTTAGTCTCAGTTGAAAAACAGACCGTCCAATGcatattttacacaaaaatggCAAGTGTGCATAGGATTCATTATAAGATGTTTTTAAGATGGTGTCAAGCTATTAATGTTAATGGTTTAAGAAAAGGATGAGAACATTTTTAAGAAATCTTTGGGAGtacaaaatgttcataatttattttccCGTAAGTTcgaaaataagcagaaaatagtacttagaaataattttattattaggaATGTTTCATGAATCAGGCCCCAGGTTTTTATCAGTCAGCCGGGAAGCTTGTGTTTACAAGGTATCGTGTTTCAACAATAAGTGCTTTTGAGGAGGAATTAAACTATACTGTACATCTATGAGTAGAATTGTTTATTCCGTTATATTTGTGAACTAGTGAAGGTTAGCTAGGTAACATTGGCTAATGCCTAACTAGTATAGAATAAGAAAGTACAATTTATTGTACCTGcctgttttttttcccatttccctttttgctttaaatcaaatgttgtaatgttgtgattcatctctgTGATTTCAGgcttgaaaatgaatggggaaaatacttctagAAACAAAGCCCCCGAAAAAGTGGGCTGTCTCTGTTGCAGCCAATAGAGCGCaatagtctggttccggaagtaaatattattattattatcataatgatCATTTTGCAACCTACAAATGAAGAATAAAAAGTAGACAAGCACAGAAGAGACACTTCTTGTTcaagcactatttctgaggctgTATTGAATTATGATGACACACATGACAATTCACCTAATTTCGTTGCATGACATTTGCTACGTATGTAGCATTTACAGCCAGAAATATTAGTTGGAATTAAGCAATGCCAAAATAAAGTAAACCAGTaaagttgcgttcacaataaatgtaaaacgcaaactgctccgtggaaataaagGGAACTAAACTCTTCCTGAGATGGTCCGAGATCTCAGCATTCTCATTGGTGAcaattcttgcaaacagttttcagttgactGAGAACAGAGAAGACAAAGTGAAAACTCTATGCATGCCCGTGTTCTGTGAGAAGCACTCACGTTGAACCTCTAAACACAGTAAATCAGACACATGCATCAATggtttttcaaatacttttttgcttcaatccagagttggttggtttggttaagggcttagaactctttaatgaaggattttataaaatgCTTATAAATGAAATGCTAAACAACACATTATTAGATTTTTTACCATgtgaatttaattttaattttaactttttaatattCACTGATCAGATCAGATGATTTGAAAAGAAGTTGGGATATTTGAGTGTTTACCGCTGTTTCTTCCAATATTAAggatttgggcactgaagacacaagtttgttaagtttagcttGCAGgaatcatccattatgcaggacAAGAGATTGGAAGGTGTCATAAATGAAAGAGGCGGGGCTTAACATACCCATGCATTCATCTGGATCCACTTCGTGCAGTATTTTTATATCGTCTATTGAGATATAACCAGATTCTGTAGGATCCATTTGAGCCTCGATAATCACCTAACACAGAAATTTAGAGAAAGACAGTTATGTCATGCACATATTGATCACAATGTTCCGATCATGAACAGCATATTAAAATGAGGTCATCATTAGTACCTGATAAGATGTGTCAGCACTGGGAATAAGAACTCTTGCTTCCCTCCATCTGCTTTTAATCTGCCCATTTACAAAGCGTATCAGCCTCTCAGTGTCTCTCACCCCCTCTTCCTCTCCTCGGTCTATCCTCTGTTTGATATTAAGTGTTCCTGTGTGTTTCTCAGTGAAGTGGTACCAGAAAGACATGCACAGGTCTGTATCTGGTGCTGTGACGGACAAACTGGCTAGTCTTGGTACATTTCCTTTCCTTGCCATACTTTCTTCTGTTATCGTTTCAATCTTCGTCATAGTGTTGGTGTTGGAAGCAGCGTAAATAAAATTGTGAGGCATCCCTGAAACAGAAAAGGTGCATTGAGGAACTTATAATCAACCTTTATGTAATTTGATTGGTTGTTGAATGGACAAGTGTAAGATCAGGCCAGCTCACACCTGTGTGGTCCAGGTTAGGTAGTTTACGATCAGCATGTTTgctattattttttatgtgccaTTCAGCTCCTTCTCCACCGTCTTGACTCCACCCACAGTAGGAGGGGTTATCAGCCCAGCCAAAGTCACAAGCAAACCAGACGTATGCTAAAAaagaagggggaaaaaacactGAGCGAAGTCTACCTTCCAAAATAGCGAATTCACATAAACCCACTACAAGGTGCTCAAGTCAGCTATTGTATGTATAGAATATGGTGCTAGACACATTCTATGCTTCTTTGGCTTTAACTTTTGGTAGTTAAAGCTTTGGGCTGGTAAACAAAATGTGTAGGTGATATATGAACTGTACAGTTACTGTTCCCCCTTTACTAATGTGGCCTTAAACAAGGcatttaaagggatcgttcaccccaaaatgaaaatgcactATTAGTCATTAGTTACTTACccttatgtttttccaaaccttgCTTTtttaatggtgactgaagctgtacttctgcttaacatctccttttgtgttccatgaagaaagaaagtcatacatgtttggagcaacgtgaggatgagtaaatgatgatagatttttccattattgggtgaacaatcccaCTTTCCCTCAGGTGAGGAATCAAATCTGTTTAGAACAGTTAAGCATTCTCAAAGTAGAGCCTTATTATGCATGTTTCCCTGTTATGTTGCATGTATCCATGTTACTGGTATGTTGCCAGCTGCACAGTGTCATGATGTAGCTGTCATGAAGGGGATGGACAGCTACATCAtgtacttttgattttaaaattaatGGACTTTCTGCCATTAGTGTGTTTGAAACCTTGAACAAAGCATTGAGATTTGGTAACAACAAGTTCAACAGCTGGAGATTCTGCATTGTAATTCAGATGAACAACACTTGGTGGCAGTAGAGACTTTCTTGTATACTTATATATCATGTATATGTGGGGAAAACCTCCAAAGTAACAAGACCATAAACAGGCCAATGAGAATGGTGTGTGTAGTAGTTTCTCACCAGGTACTGACTCCATCTCCAGAAACGACTGTGCCTCTATAGGGTCATCTGgaacataaatacaaaatatgctTTCAAAGATAAAGGGTTTTGAAAAGGGCActatatgtgtattttgtctaatTACAAGTTCTGCATATTTGTGTCTAAATTAGGATgagcagattattttttttttttaacgtgtcAAACTGGGACATGGTGgtcaagacagacagacagacagacagacagacagacagatagatagatagacagacagatagtactGGTGTAAATAGCAAATTTAATCACAATATGATGCTGTATCGATTCTCCTAGCCGGTGATCCAATGTTTGTAGATACCTCAAAGTCTGCCGTGATGCCATTTTGCTTTGATTCCATTTAGGAGCCTGCGATGGATATTTATGTGCATATTTTACGCTATCCATgttttttcttggctacaacttccacagttgtattgaaaaattctgttacagtttaaTATGATAAATGATAGTAAGGGTGTTGGGTGATGTGAAGatttgtgtgacagggcggagggtggtgccgggtcgtgattccacacacccggcccctattcaggctaatcaagcctcagagagggataaaggccgactggaagctgcagtgtgacagagagagatttacggacaactgtccgacacctttgtgtgtttgtctttttgtttaagttgcttattaaactattatttatattgtcaagccagttctcacctcctcctttccatgaatccctttacactggtgctgaaatccgggaaggaggagggatgcaccgtagtagagtcctcgccactaccatccaccccaatggagcagctgcggccatccactggaggacggaggagcccggccatctgtaagcggaggaatggccgccaaccgggaggggaggaggggctcccaaccaactggCTGGAGCTGTTACTGGTGCCAGGGGCATGGGagatgcggcggggcgttccgtccacccgGGGCCGGAGGACTGTGTCCGATCCGtctggggaggcgtggctgttgtccattagagggtggaggagtggccgacgaccaagctacagcgtatcggagaaccggtgagtaagtgttttttttctctctctctcttccactgctgctccgtgttggcatttccctctctttttttaaatgttttgttaatttggcacgatcggcgtgtaggtgccacacttaaCAAACTTATCAAACACACTAGGTGTAGGTGTTTCCCTCcctttgtcccctccctcatccaggtagacagggataaCCTGCCGGTATCTGTAGTTCATGTTTTGTGAATCTGAAATTTCACATGAACACAGTAAGTGTGTAGTAAATATGGTCTTTATCCTTCTGACTTCCTTTTTTCGTGCTTACACTTTTGGCACAGTTTTTTTCACATCTGAAACCTACAATCAGCGATAAACAAGCAAAGAATTAATGTCAAGAACAGCTAAACAGATTGACCGTGtagaatcagtctgtatgtgtaaaataaactagTGCCAAAAGTGTAAGCACGAAAAAAGGAAGTCAGAAGAATTTACTAGACCACATTTACTTCATGTTAATATGAAATTGCAAATTCACAACACATGGCATTAAAAAGTTGCTAATATTTTTCTCTTACACTTGCAACTTGATATACACATTTACAAAACCGTCTgtgcacatgcaatttatttttatgcttGCAGTTTAATTTCcgctttcacaaatcttacaCTGGTCATGCAAACTTTTCTATCATGCTTGTAACTTCATTTATGCTGTTACAAATCTTACACTGTGcttgcaaatcatttaggcactattttaccttcatagaaaagtcttgtaattgatgTGGGTGCAGGgcaggtgttttctctttccctcatcagCGCTGTCAACATGTGACAATGTTAAATTGCTCATGTAGAATTAAAATGTGCCTCACGATATAGAGGAAATATATTCCTGTTCCATATGATCTTTGTGTGTGGTGTCTAAAAGtttattttgaggcaatttggTCAAATTCTATTTtttatgttgcaaatttatgaagctaatgaaattaacacatttattttgagacagaatacttatttatcattttcagttttgtttaaggtcattaacATTTGTatataactgtccaataagtgaaaggatagtatttggggttgcaaatttttttctttagatttgttatgaaaaatgttcaaagtgggctcacattgactcatccaatcataatagagattagtttgtttatataatacttgatatgtaataaaatgccaaatgtgttagaaattaacaggaaatgattgacttttttacatttatgcatttggcagacgcttttatccaaagcgacttacagtgcaattattacagggacaatccccccggagcaacctggagtcaagtgccttgctcaagggcacaatggtggtggctgtggggtttgaaccaaggaccttctgattaacagccctgtgctttagccactacgccaccaccactccaactttttctgaagtagtcttaatttgttactcaaaaaagcatcttgctgtctcaaaattattagcattagttgacaaattgtgcccaaTAACTCTttaatatcactttaaaccccctagggaccttttaccccaagtgagagagccttttaccccaagtttgGTTTGAAaggtgtcaagctccaaaaagtatgtTGTATTTCATTTTATAGTATGTTCCATCTAACTtgtaaatttttttaagtaaCCCAAAAAACGCAACACGTGACAAAATTTTTACCcacaactgcattttcaaaataGCCCAATCGGTCAGGAAAACCGCAAACCTGGCAAAACTGATCATAAGGTTGCTGCATAGTCTGACGGAAATGCATACGGAAGTGGCTGGCATGAGAATatcaaaataaaggtgcatcttaaaaaaataacCATTAACATTTACACGTTGAATCGATGACATTGTCTCGTTGGTGACTTGATCGAGGCATTGATCCAGatcgatggatcgttacaccgtagatagatagatagatagacagatagatagattgacagctaattaaaagaaagaaagaaaagaaaggaagggCCTATATAACAGGAACATCTAGTTGCTGTAGTCCAcatgtgcatttgtttgtttgtgtaatctGATAGGTCATAATGTGCTTCTTTGTATGTGCGTTTAACCTATGGGTTGTAGCATGTCACTGTTTTGCTGTGTGTATGTAACCTGCTGGGTCGTAGTTGGTCACTGTTTAactgtgtgggtgtttgtgttttGTAACCTTTTGGGTCGCCGTCTGCAACTGCTTTGCTGTGTGAAAGTTTGAGTGTAGATCAGATTTTTCTATCTTTGTGAGGACCAAAGGTCTCCAAGTAAAAGTCAAAGCGTTTACATGGTGGAGACATCCAAACGGTCCCCAGGACAAAATAGCTTAATAAATGTACTAAATGTCTTAGTTAAAATCTAAAAATGGCAGAATATTTCCTTAAGGGGTAGATTTAGCAGTAGTGTTATGGTATACTGTAGATAGAATTTAGGTGTATAGATAGGGATTCACATAAAAGTATTGTGAAtaattttttctatgttaaaaataTGTTCTCCTATcctatcttaatatgcagagactaaaataaattataagtCATAATTTGTAAGAAAAAGAGTAAACAATGTGGCTcaaaacatttcactgtttgtttgagcatcccgaccagcccaaCACAAGCACATTGGCTAAACCTaaggtgtgagtttggggtggggctatCAGTTAGGCTGAACAATGGAAGCCAGTGGGAGTATTTGGGAAACCTTTCTAAACAGTCATTATGTAACCCTAGTGGCACGGAAATTGCActcttcattttttaaataaaaacaatggaaatcaaTGGCAAATCTCCAACATGATGTGAAAAAGTGTGAATGAGCATGTGTAACCTGTTAGTTCATAGTCTGTATCTGGATCACTATGGCAGTTGCCACCATCTTCACAACCCTCTGTTGTCATTGGAATGATGGTAGTTGTTGGAATATTCCCTGAAATATTAGTGATGGCAGCTGCTGTAGTTTCCATAGTGGTGGTGAAGGGAAGAGGTGTTGTGGGttctgaagagagagaaaaaagagaaatgtataagaaaaagaaaatcagagAATTAAGGAAAGAGATTAAGTAACCAAAGATGCAATGATAGTTTCTACACAATTTTAATAATCACATGTATTTGGATTAGGCATCCTGAGAACTGAGGTATTCTAAGCTCTGTGATTGGTCGGTTTGGATGTCACTCACCATAGAGATCACACCCCAGAATCTCCAGCCTTAGCCCCATGCCATCAGTAGTGCCACGCTCAGGATATAAACGAAGGAAACGCATTACCACTGGTTGAAACGTACGCATTTCTGGTGTGTCGTGGTTCTGATTACCCCCAAACACCTACAGACAAGGAAAAGTAGAGATTGTTagaatttctttgtatttttgcagTTACAGTACTTTAACAAATTAAAGAGAAACAGCaagttttgtttggtttgacttCTTTTTGATTTTAAATGTGAAGTATATAATTGTATTGCCTCTTGTGACACCAAATGGCattgcaaaaattattatttctacacaggtttcccaaacactcccccatcttccattggacGAACAAACAGGAAGCCCTGCCCCAAACATTCacaattggttgagccagtgttgttgggatgctcaaacaaacagaggcaGGTTTTGATGGCACAACAGAGCCACAGAATTACACTTTTCTGGAAATCAACTTATGAACAGCTTACATTTACAtgtagtaaaaaattattttaacattgaaaatctTACACACTTCCCCTTTAAGAATATTTTTGTTCACATGGAATTTCTCTCACATTCTCACCTTTACTTTGTTGCTATTCTCCTCTTGGATGTAGGCCCAGTCTGTTCCATTTGTGCTGTATGTAACTCTAAAGCGTCTGATGAAAATATTCGCATCTCTGTATTTCCCTCCCTGCAGGATGAGTCCCGTTACCATCCGCTGGGCTCCCAGATCTAATTCCAGTGACTGGTTCTTGCCCAGATTCTGCGGGT
Proteins encoded in this region:
- the LOC127644727 gene encoding neuropilin-1a-like, with amino-acid sequence MYWSLLLVTLTGLSVVRALTDSPCSSIITINRAGYVTSPGYPSGYPVNQQCTWLIQAPEPQQKILINFNPHFDLESRECKYDFVQVFDGADENAFSPGRFCGKIAPSPIISSGNSLLIKFTSDYESAGAGFSIRYEIHRTGTECSRNFTAPHGVIQTPGFPDKYPNNLECTFIIFAPKMAEILLDFQSFDMEPDTTAPVGAVCRFDYLEIWDGYPTVGPHIGRYCGSRQPGSVISYTGILSLSIHTDNAITKEGFSANYSIRTSTEPSKQHQGECMSPLGMKTGDITDDRITASSQYNPSWSPLRSRLHYPENGWTPSEDSTREWIQVDLGFLRYVTAIGTQGAISKETKKAYYVKTYKISVSSNGEDWITLKDKNKQMVFHGNQNPIDEVHARLPKPTLTRYLRIRPLTWEQGICMRFEVYGCKISDAPCSSMLGMVSGQISDSQISVWPSAERGWLPEQARLLTGRTGWVVAHPQNLGKNQSLELDLGAQRMVTGLILQGGKYRDANIFIRRFRVTYSTNGTDWAYIQEENSNKVKVFGGNQNHDTPEMRTFQPVVMRFLRLYPERGTTDGMGLRLEILGCDLYEPTTPLPFTTTMETTAAAITNISGNIPTTTIIPMTTEGCEDGGNCHSDPDTDYELTDDPIEAQSFLEMESVPAYVWFACDFGWADNPSYCGWSQDGGEGAEWHIKNNSKHADRKLPNLDHTGMPHNFIYAASNTNTMTKIETITEESMARKGNVPRLASLSVTAPDTDLCMSFWYHFTEKHTGTLNIKQRIDRGEEEGVRDTERLIRFVNGQIKSRWREARVLIPSADTSYQVIIEAQMDPTESGYISIDDIKILHEVDPDECMDPEDTEVDENEVDENMTCEGTDDTLWNFGRGSMLKSLDPILITIIVMSAVGVLLGAVCGVLFYCACTHTENRNLSALENYNFELVDGVKLKKEKLSAQKSYSEA